Proteins encoded by one window of Elusimicrobiota bacterium:
- a CDS encoding NAD-dependent epimerase/dehydratase family protein gives MRIFVTGATGYIGRAVAEALRRRGHRVSGLTRSTAKAKSLAAAEIEPVIGDMRDARAWERAAWSSEILVHCAVEYSAEYEALDRKTVDALLGIGGRVLYTSGVWQYGPGGPFVESSAGAPLMPWRSEHEKLVLAAKGLVIRPGCVYGGTGGLTGLWFQGAVERKAAPIVGDGANRWAVVHVQDLADVYVRAAEGGLAGELLNAVDASRFTVREMAEAASRAAGAGGTVKALSFPEAEKAYGGMAHGLALDQRVDASKAGRLLGWAPRFNGFPPDADLFFASWNAFR, from the coding sequence ATGAGGATCTTCGTCACCGGCGCCACGGGCTACATCGGCCGCGCGGTCGCCGAGGCCCTGCGCCGCCGCGGCCACCGCGTCTCGGGGCTCACGCGCTCGACGGCGAAGGCGAAGTCGCTCGCCGCCGCCGAGATCGAGCCGGTGATCGGCGACATGCGCGACGCGAGAGCGTGGGAGCGCGCGGCCTGGAGTTCGGAGATCCTCGTGCACTGCGCGGTCGAGTACAGCGCGGAGTACGAGGCGCTCGACCGGAAAACCGTCGACGCGCTCCTGGGGATCGGCGGCAGGGTCCTCTACACCTCCGGCGTCTGGCAGTACGGCCCCGGCGGGCCGTTCGTCGAGTCCTCGGCCGGAGCGCCGCTGATGCCGTGGCGCTCGGAGCACGAGAAGCTCGTCCTCGCCGCCAAAGGCCTCGTCATCCGCCCCGGCTGCGTGTACGGCGGGACGGGGGGGCTGACCGGCCTGTGGTTCCAGGGCGCGGTCGAGCGGAAGGCCGCGCCCATCGTCGGCGACGGCGCCAACCGTTGGGCGGTCGTGCACGTCCAGGACCTCGCGGACGTGTACGTCCGCGCGGCCGAGGGGGGGCTCGCGGGAGAGCTCCTCAACGCCGTGGACGCCTCTCGCTTCACCGTCCGGGAGATGGCCGAGGCCGCCTCCCGCGCCGCCGGCGCCGGGGGCACAGTGAAAGCCCTGTCCTTTCCAGAGGCGGAGAAGGCCTACGGGGGCATGGCGCACGGCCTCGCCCTCGACCAGCGCGTGGACGCCTCCAAGGCCGGCCGCCTCCTCGGCTGGGCGCCCCGCTTCAACGGCTTCCCGCCGGACGCGGACCTCTTTTTCGCCTCGTGGAACGCCTTCCGCTAG
- a CDS encoding sterol desaturase family protein: MTNTLDAELWAALLRRPDASLRKRLLEIWTAAGVVALIAFAWAEPFSARLLPPWAKPIVMFLRGVLLVESFGYAYHRFFQHVGWLTRKSATVRRNQMYHWLHHMVIYPIGDHYKRDTGYVASETGLALSWVVPGWIAACLALWTHGANVGTLAFVAGVAVYAKFLVDETHSRFHLVRHPWKDRAYFKRLADIHLLHHWDQAMNFTIVHPLMDRLFGTFLEPDAHRAQIDAVVSADALTFSDATNWRYMLKEASPAEYAAFITQARRHPRSLRKIEQLIACLERRLALHPAEIEALDLHVRAKDLLALVRPETAAA, translated from the coding sequence ATGACCAACACCCTCGACGCCGAGCTGTGGGCGGCCCTCCTGCGCCGCCCGGACGCCTCCCTGCGCAAGCGCCTTCTGGAGATCTGGACCGCGGCGGGCGTCGTCGCGCTGATCGCCTTCGCCTGGGCCGAGCCGTTCTCCGCGAGGTTGCTCCCGCCCTGGGCCAAGCCTATCGTCATGTTCCTGCGCGGCGTGCTGCTCGTCGAGTCCTTCGGCTACGCCTACCACCGCTTCTTCCAGCACGTCGGCTGGCTGACGCGGAAGTCCGCCACCGTGCGGCGCAACCAGATGTACCACTGGCTCCACCACATGGTGATCTACCCGATCGGCGATCATTACAAGCGCGACACCGGGTACGTCGCCTCCGAGACGGGGCTGGCCCTGTCCTGGGTCGTCCCGGGCTGGATCGCGGCCTGCCTCGCGCTGTGGACGCACGGCGCCAACGTCGGCACCCTCGCCTTCGTCGCCGGCGTCGCGGTGTACGCGAAGTTCCTCGTCGACGAGACCCACTCCCGCTTCCACCTCGTCCGGCACCCGTGGAAGGACCGCGCGTACTTCAAGCGCCTCGCCGACATCCATCTGCTCCACCATTGGGACCAGGCGATGAACTTCACCATCGTGCACCCGCTGATGGACCGCCTGTTCGGGACCTTCCTCGAGCCGGACGCCCACCGCGCGCAGATCGACGCGGTGGTCTCCGCGGACGCGCTGACCTTCTCCGACGCGACGAACTGGCGCTACATGCTGAAGGAGGCCTCTCCCGCCGAGTACGCGGCGTTCATCACGCAGGCGCGCCGCCATCCGCGCTCCCTGCGCAAGATCGAGCAGCTCATCGCCTGCCTCGAGCGGCGCCTGGCGCTGCATCCCGCCGAGATCGAGGCGCTCGACCTCCATGTCCGGGCCAAGGACCTGCTGGCGCTCGTCCGGCCCGAGACGGCCGCCGCGTGA
- a CDS encoding SDR family NAD(P)-dependent oxidoreductase, giving the protein MTRALVTGATSGLGREAAVQLGRRGWRVAVSGRRKEHLEETARLVKAAGGEPLVLCGSVTEPADVKAHYAAVKAAWGGLDYAVLNAGVGDMMSAKEFKAESVQWTFDANVFGVCHWMEAVIPDMLAQKSGIIAGVASLAGFRGLPKSGPYSASKAALITLLESARVDMIGTGVSIVTVCPGFVRSEMTDRNAPGTMPFIMETPDGVAAMLRGIDAKRRVVHFPWQLSYASKYILPAIPDFLYDWIAHQFAPMRVKRPTPR; this is encoded by the coding sequence GTGACCCGCGCGCTCGTCACCGGGGCGACCTCCGGCCTCGGACGCGAGGCCGCCGTCCAGCTCGGTCGCCGCGGCTGGCGCGTGGCCGTCAGCGGCCGCCGCAAGGAGCACCTGGAGGAGACGGCGCGCCTGGTGAAGGCGGCGGGCGGCGAGCCGTTGGTCCTGTGCGGCTCGGTCACCGAGCCCGCCGACGTGAAGGCCCACTACGCCGCCGTCAAGGCCGCGTGGGGGGGCCTCGACTATGCCGTGCTCAACGCCGGCGTCGGCGACATGATGAGCGCCAAGGAGTTCAAGGCCGAGTCCGTGCAGTGGACCTTCGACGCGAACGTCTTCGGCGTCTGCCACTGGATGGAGGCGGTCATACCGGACATGCTCGCCCAGAAGTCCGGGATCATCGCCGGCGTCGCGTCGCTCGCGGGCTTCCGCGGCCTGCCCAAGTCGGGCCCCTACTCCGCCAGCAAGGCCGCGCTGATCACGCTCCTCGAGTCGGCCCGGGTCGACATGATCGGCACCGGCGTCTCCATCGTGACCGTCTGCCCCGGCTTCGTGCGCAGCGAGATGACCGACCGCAACGCCCCGGGAACGATGCCCTTCATCATGGAGACGCCCGACGGCGTCGCCGCGATGCTGCGCGGGATCGACGCGAAGCGCCGCGTCGTGCACTTCCCGTGGCAGCTCTCGTACGCGAGCAAGTACATCCTGCCCGCGATCCCGGACTTTCTGTACGACTGGATCGCGCATCAGTTCGCGCCGATGCGCGTGAAGAGACCCACGCCCCGATGA